In the genome of Dermatophagoides farinae isolate YC_2012a chromosome 4, ASM2471394v1, whole genome shotgun sequence, the window tttgaatttaaaatgagCCCCTGTTATGatccataaaaaaacaacgatggATCCAAGTGGACCGAAAAGATTagatttcaacaacaacaacaacaaaattacataaattttatttcagaCAACTTTAtaaacgagaaaaaattttttttttttttttgtccgaATAAATCTGACTAGCGCAAGTAAAACATCCAACATATAATCTACGTAGAACAATTGACTACGGTCGGCCATAATTATAGGgacaaaatggaaatttttttttttttttttgttccagtTTACACATCAATTTagcagtgaaaaaaaaagacagaaaaaaacaacaacaacaacaacaacaaaaagaaatttacTTTAATGaattaactttttttccactcattcaataaatgaacaaaaacatcgacatcatcctcagtcattttcattatcattattacccGTACAACGGATATTATATGATTATCGagtggaaaacaaaacaaaaaaaaattcttggcacgaatttttttttttttggttgttaaAAAGTTTGCTGTTTTGGaacataattatcatcatcatcattcttgtAATTGACTTATctcaatatatatacaaattaCCCTAATTAATGTTGTTGGACCAATTCTGGATCGCTGCTTGATTctaattctaatttttttttattctgttttcattgattttttttatactaGCATGGAACGAtaagaaaatattcaatccGAACACAGATTGAatggaaatcatcatcattaataaacAGCATTGATCcacaaccaaaacaacaaccggaacaacaacaacagcagcgcCAGTATATAAGATCAACAATTGTTatgaaatgtttgaatcGATTACAATGGAATCAGCAGCCAATGAATAATCATCTGAATGGACAGAAATTTCTTGCAATCATCAGTGATTTTCATCTTGATCCATCGTATTCAtccatatatgatgataatgaaaatattatcgatgacattgacaatgatgatgatgattggatttcgattaaaaaaatcaacaacaataatcatcatcgtcgtgaTTATCGTAAAACAAAACGATCAAAACGTAGCCTTTATCGTTATATCAGGAATTTATGGCAAGATTTTCGCCGTATTCTTACACAGGATgaagattattatgatgataatgataatggtaaacagccaaaaattaaaacaacaaaaacatcacgTGATacatcattcgatgatgatatgatcttatcgatggaaaatgaaatggaagcCACCACAACGAATAGAAAGTgccattataataatgataaatattgGGAAGATaatactgctgctgctgctgctgctgttgtcgGTGGTTTATCGTCCACAAcggtgaaaaataaatattttctttataaATTTGGGAAAAATTCTGCTTCTGCTGCCACAATTtccgatgataatgaacaagGATGTATTGATTGCAGtactagtagtagtagtagtataaggggcagcagcagcataaATCCATTTTCGAAAATTTCTTTACCATTCTGGTTCATACAACTAACGAATGGATCAATTGTAGAGATACGGTTTTTGAAACAAGATACAAATTTGTAcataaaaaattggaaaaaatatctaCTTAGTTTGCTGCAGAATAATATGACTGCCACCACAGGAACCAATGTGATGGAAACAAATCGGTTCGgtccacatcatcaacaagttTATTATTACCGTAAATCAAACATATCGAAGAATGCCAAAATAgtcaaaatggaaaaacatatcaaaaatttcactgatattaacaaaaatgagcttgatgatgatgatgatgataatgattcaccACCGATCACCATGATTGATTCCGATCAAACAATTCTATTTGATCGTCACCAATCGGCCATCATCGATTCAGCTGGAAATTatacaataaaatttaatcatcaaaatgaactTTGGCCATATATGGATGGTCAATTGTATTATAATCTAAAGGTAAAtgtatgagtgtgtgtgtacgatCAATTCGGCTCAATaattatcgatttgatttgatttaatttgaattaatttgaaaCTAGATGATACCATTCATACATGGTAAACATGATGATACGGTTAAATTGCTGAATGAACATTTTCTAGAAAACACCAAACAAGAGACACTTGTTGCCCAGCAAAATGAACGTAagtttcgaattttttttttgtttagattttggattttttttcgtacaaATCAACCCGTTAcagatgaatcaattttgatggaaaaatacacaaaattattatggaaAATGCGTAGTAAATTGggtaaaaatgaatatcgTTATTACACCACTTTATATGAAGCAGCTACAAGCCGAATGAATAGCCAAGGTAagagattttcatttttaaattactaaattgacaaatcaatcaatcaatcgatcgatcgattaatGTATCAAATACAGAACATGATTTATTACTTACATTGATTACATTggaacaacaattgaatcataCGATTCGTTCATATGATTCTATTATCGGCGATATACGTCGTATTGGTACGGCACATAATATACAATTAATTTGTGGCGTGAATCTCGGACAAAttgtttcgaatgaaaattgtcaagcattcatcatgttgttgttgaaatgttCATCGAAAACAGCACAACGTGACCTGTTATATGCattacaaaattcaaatcaaccCGTTGCtgtaaatcaaaattcatcagCAATCCAAAATGGTCAACAACTACCACAGAGAAAAATTGGTCAATTTGTAACAAGATTATTGCCAAATACAAATCGACCATCACGTTGGTTTATCGAAAATCTTTTACATGAATTATatcgtcatcaacaacaaatggccACACCTGTTTCAGTATCACTTTTACAATCGTTAACATTGTTAGCCCGAAATGAACAGctaattaaattgaatgaaatgctCAGTGTTTTCATCCTGAAACGTATCGATGAAATTCTGATGATTTCAAATGGATCAATGAATGTTccacagcagcagcagctttATATTGTCGATCTAGTGAAAATGTTGGGCAATCTGAATAATTATACGGCCATTGAATCCGTCCAtagaaaattaatgatgaatcattcatcatcaccctCGTCAACGACAATGACATTTACAACTATAGGTATAATACATGCATATCgtgaatcaatcaacagGTTACAAGTGCAAAAATATCTGAtggaaatgtttgaaaattcacattctcatggatcatcatcatcatcatcatgtcagATACGACAAgaaattgttcaattattaattaataatgtaGACAGAATTTTCTAcaacgaacaacaacaaagaccAGAGAAAAAACGTTGGCCAAAATATGATTTCAATCAGCTGGATGAAATTCTTGCTCAAAATTTACGGTAAGTGAAAAAGTGTTACTGTTACCGAATCGATTCCccaattaattcatttgaattctaGAAATTCCAGTAATAACTGTGTACATCATTTAATAGTAGaatattttcaaagaaaaacgaataaaaaatcacACCAATATATTCGTGaatatgaatcaaaacaaaattatgattcagccagttttgatttttgtattAGCGAATCGAATGATGTTAAATGTGATTATGTACAAAAAATTGGCAATGATATGATCGATATGATtgtcaaaaaatcaatttcaacacCTAAACCTTTATCGGctaatcaatcattgtcaattatttatacaaaatattcaatcgatataaatctatcatcatcatcatcatcatcatcaccatcaacgtCGAGTAATACACGTTTAACATTAGGACATTTGAATGTTTATCAAACCGCATTCGCTCATCAACAGCAATTACGAATGGAATTTGATAATGTTTACAATGCAGAAACAATGTTATTAGGTTATTGGAACATTACAGAATTGACGAATCGAACAAAACACGTAGATATCATACAAATTAAGTTGAACATTCCGACAATAATATTGTGGTCAAAACGTTATCCTCATCAATTAGTTtatacaaaaatgatgaatgttaaTATATTGATTACATTGAAGAAATTGATCGATCCAAACaccattaatcatcatcgtaatcaacaacaacaaccagatcaacatttaaatcacgctaaaaaacaattgaaaattaatttcgatATTAAAACCAATGTTGAATTAATGGCAACGAGTTTGGCATGGAAAAATAGCATCGAATTAGAAagtaagtgaaaaaaaatgatgatgaatcgaatcgaaatgaaatgacacCAACCGTTGGtgatatttgattgatatagGTCGATTTCAATATGAAAGCATACAGCCAATTTCGACagatcaattcaataatgatcatggtGGTGGAAATAGCCGTagtcataatcataatcataatggttttgtcattgaatctgataataataatcaatcgtCAGCCAACGTCCATCCATTTACAGAGGAGTTATTCATAGAGAATTCCTTACAATATCTTGGATCTGAATGGTTTCatcatgaaattgaattatttcgTGAATTCAATAAGGTATGTAGAGGGTGCTGGTTgtgtttttctcatttcaaaACATTAACAGAATTAAAGAAGATTTTCTCTTCTTTTCGGGAAAAAGCCATTCAAAAAtttacgaaaatttttttttcaatttttcccaagaatttttttccgcttttttttttgaacaaaataaatattgaatgaaccaaacaaacaaacaacaatagtGTGAATAAAAgcattgaaaagaaaaaaaagaataaagaattttattcaaatggaAAGCGTGAAAATTCTGAATAACAAAATATTCTGTTGTgctatgattattattattattattactgatgatgatgatgatgatgatggtgtttcTAGAgtgaatattttcttttcattttctcaagTTGTCAGGACAACATTGCCCAAACAAATACAGGAATCCTTTTGAacagaatagaaaaatttattaatgtTTTGGTGATGGAATCTAcaagaatatttttccaattgaaaGATGAGTGCACTACCATTATCATatcaatatcgattgatGTGGCTGCTgttaatattatcatttttgcatccaattttcatttcgatatTGGAATAACACTCAAAACCTAAGAATTTGATGGCTTTCTCTCTCGgctattaataattttttttttcattttgacgaattacaacaacacaacGACAGAAATGAGTGTTAATAATcaacagaatgaaaaaaaagccacaGAAAagaaccaattttttttttgttgccaatCCAAAACGACAACACAATTCATAGTTTTAGTTGttttggattcatttttccattcattcaatcgaatTATTGCAATTgcaaaaattcttttgtttgttgatcgtcgattggttggttgttagtcatttctaatatttttgttctctCTTCTATTAATATTATATGACAAACGAAtcacaaaaatgaataaatatagaTGGATAGATCGATAGATTtaataagatttttttttcgctttgcCGAAAAAGTGTATCAACAAGAACAGCAACGAAAATAATCATATCTTTATGTATCACGATACAATATTAAAAATGACAGAATGACGGAATTTTCCctcaacaaataaatagtAGCTTGTTGTTTGTACAGAATTTACCGAAAAATCACTTATACAACGACATTACAGAGATGTGTGTATGAACATTCTTGTTTCCCagtcaaaataataaaggaaaataaaacgaaaaaaaaaattcagaattggaattttttttttgttttgaaagcaacaaaaacacaaaaacagTAAAAGCACACAAATAAACCATCATCAGAGATCGAGTGCAATCAATCCTGATtcaaatcgaaaatgaaaacgaatcGATAATACTTAGATACACAATATGGATGAATGTGGCAATCTAATTTTGTatcgaattttgttttctcggatttttcatttgactttttttccattttccattCTCACTTCTCATTCAATCGCTGTTTCTGTGTAAATTGTTTGTGTACAAAATGGCTTTacgtgatgatgaatcgagcgaaaaattgtttcaaaaaataatccaaatttttcttgtttcgtTTTCACTTTtcctcatcatttttatagaGATTTGATCCACAATGTAATACATGGAtagatgaatcatcatccacatcatatGGATCATATCGGCagacaatttcattttggaatTCAACATTAGTACAACGGAATctattgtcattatcattgtatgAAGGACAACCAGATATGGactaatcaatcaaccatTATGGTATATTTGTATGGCCCCATGTTCATttgttaatcatcatcatcatcattgcttaTTGTaaataagaattttgttgttgttacagctgctgtattgttttttgttttttttttttttttgcttgaaaatcaaatgtttgcCCCATTCCTgaaccataaaaaaaacttgaaatcaaaatcgaacaaaatttgaacaaaaaaataataattaaaaaaaagtaaaattcgaaaaaaaatcaatcaatcaatcgatgaaagTGATCCAAACACACGATAATCAAGGATTTTCAGTAATGTTTGTtgcatcaccatcatcatcaaattgattttgttcacaaacgcaaaaaaaataaatttcgtAATTGATTAAATATTGAGAgatagtgaatgaatgaatgacaggcccaccaacaaaaaaaaaaaaatgaataacatCCACACacggaaaaatattttgcaaCAGCTTCTGCCATTACCTTCTTACGGTTcacacaatcaatcaattatcatcatcaatggatcgacgacgacgacgacgatga includes:
- the LOC124491029 gene encoding uncharacterized protein LOC124491029, which gives rise to MMIFETIKNILQQQQQLENRFHHFHGIIMYNNNENNNDNKNIVNEIHTKHRWPLDNDDDDLKMIKCDQSFFNNNNNSRSSSSSGKIIKTSNFCNHQNNRTKNKMTIMNLCYQIMIILIILYTICPLNIVLSAAITTTTTTTMLTTTTTTKMSSNSTTINDNDNNLVIVSGGSSSSSNGDRKNNLKTEINYQNEKQQRALFNENLIENHTEIASTTKTLETTDFNETTTTTTSQIDNNLLSSSLSINQTNSSKNDNFEYFLLENNNNFTVKNCCDENVKKSNTTKMVVNSDEQNINKFNKQNHDDQSAIINMTSTTTTTTMMMTTSVPSSSTTITKTLLLKADANNKLNISKAVQVADFHNNNYTATHDDDPIPSSSSSMIMDQKSNILESSSLMMNQSFIDDKKVSSSTMEMNKNHKKTTMSTTTTTETNNIDLGSISDDDDDDDNHRFACEHGTIRKYSIRTQIEWKSSSLINSIDPQPKQQPEQQQQQRQYIRSTIVMKCLNRLQWNQQPMNNHLNGQKFLAIISDFHLDPSYSSIYDDNENIIDDIDNDDDDWISIKKINNNNHHRRDYRKTKRSKRSLYRYIRNLWQDFRRILTQDEDYYDDNDNGKQPKIKTTKTSRDTSFDDDMILSMENEMEATTTNRKCHYNNDKYWEDNTAAAAAAVVGGLSSTTVKNKYFLYKFGKNSASAATISDDNEQGCIDCSTSSSSSIRGSSSINPFSKISLPFWFIQLTNGSIVEIRFLKQDTNLYIKNWKKYLLSLLQNNMTATTGTNVMETNRFGPHHQQVYYYRKSNISKNAKIVKMEKHIKNFTDINKNELDDDDDDNDSPPITMIDSDQTILFDRHQSAIIDSAGNYTIKFNHQNELWPYMDGQLYYNLKMIPFIHGKHDDTVKLLNEHFLENTKQETLVAQQNEHESILMEKYTKLLWKMRSKLGKNEYRYYTTLYEAATSRMNSQEHDLLLTLITLEQQLNHTIRSYDSIIGDIRRIGTAHNIQLICGVNLGQIVSNENCQAFIMLLLKCSSKTAQRDLLYALQNSNQPVAVNQNSSAIQNGQQLPQRKIGQFVTRLLPNTNRPSRWFIENLLHELYRHQQQMATPVSVSLLQSLTLLARNEQLIKLNEMLSVFILKRIDEILMISNGSMNVPQQQQLYIVDLVKMLGNLNNYTAIESVHRKLMMNHSSSPSSTTMTFTTIGIIHAYRESINRLQVQKYLMEMFENSHSHGSSSSSSCQIRQEIVQLLINNVDRIFYNEQQQRPEKKRWPKYDFNQLDEILAQNLRNSSNNCVHHLIVEYFQRKTNKKSHQYIREYESKQNYDSASFDFCISESNDVKCDYVQKIGNDMIDMIVKKSISTPKPLSANQSLSIIYTKYSIDINLSSSSSSSSPSTSSNTRLTLGHLNVYQTAFAHQQQLRMEFDNVYNAETMLLGYWNITELTNRTKHVDIIQIKLNIPTIILWSKRYPHQLVYTKMMNVNILITLKKLIDPNTINHHRNQQQQPDQHLNHAKKQLKINFDIKTNVELMATSLAWKNSIELESRFQYESIQPISTDQFNNDHGGGNSRSHNHNHNGFVIESDNNNQSSANVHPFTEELFIENSLQYLGSEWFHHEIELFREFNKRFDPQCNTWIDESSSTSYGSYRQTISFWNSTLVQRNLLSLSLYEGQPDMD